A part of Candidatus Coatesbacteria bacterium genomic DNA contains:
- the ysxC gene encoding ribosome biogenesis GTP-binding protein YsxC — MTVTVQRAEFITSYADPAGLPRGGPAEIVLVGRSNVGKSSLVNTLAGRRNLARKSATPGKTRLLNYYLLEFRLGGRRRRLHLVDAPGYGYAKAPRSERRRFDALMTGLLDPQRDLVAGAVQIFDSRHPARDNDLEAWDWLAEQELPRIAVMTKTDKLSNNQRARSRSAFARALGLEPLIFSAVDGSGRHELWTAMTGLLDAFTSDPDNAANDGDDHAET; from the coding sequence ATGACCGTCACTGTTCAGCGCGCCGAGTTCATCACCAGCTACGCCGACCCCGCCGGACTACCCCGGGGCGGGCCGGCGGAGATCGTCCTCGTCGGCCGCTCCAATGTCGGTAAGAGCAGTCTGGTCAATACCCTGGCCGGTCGGCGCAATCTAGCCCGCAAGAGCGCCACCCCGGGCAAGACCCGGTTGCTCAACTATTACCTCCTCGAGTTTCGTCTAGGCGGTCGACGGCGCCGGCTGCATCTCGTCGACGCCCCGGGCTACGGCTACGCCAAGGCCCCCCGCTCCGAACGCCGCCGTTTCGACGCCCTGATGACCGGTCTGTTGGACCCACAACGCGACCTCGTCGCCGGCGCCGTGCAGATCTTCGACAGCCGCCACCCCGCCCGGGACAACGACCTCGAGGCCTGGGACTGGCTGGCCGAGCAGGAGCTGCCCCGTATCGCGGTGATGACCAAGACCGACAAGCTCTCCAATAACCAGCGGGCCCGCTCCCGCAGTGCCTTCGCCAGGGCCTTGGGCCTGGAACCCCTGATTTTCTCCGCCGTCGACGGCAGCGGCCGCCACGAGTTGTGGACCGCCATGACCGGCCTGCTCGACGCCTTCACCAGCGACCCTG